The following proteins are co-located in the Bombus pyrosoma isolate SC7728 linkage group LG12, ASM1482585v1, whole genome shotgun sequence genome:
- the LOC122573369 gene encoding tyrosine-protein phosphatase 10D isoform X5 → MVTYSADLAIEIPGNLSQGGSWYRLDYSPAVGYPPPNTTIAATDIGDVIKFKDGLPGTRYEFWLYYSNSTLHDWLTWTASITTAPDPPSNLTVSVRNGKTAIVYWAPPAQGNYSGFRLRVQSFSDTGNPKTSVIPADAVPYVLRDLIPGATYSLQLFTVLDTKESVAYTSRNFTTKPNTPGKFIVWFRNETTLLVLWQPPYPAGIYTHYKVSIDPADAIESVLYVEKEGEPPGPAQAAFKGLVPGRAYNISVQTVSEDETSAPTTAQYRTVPLRPLNVTFDKSSITSTSFRVFWNRPEGNSEFDKYQISLGGNRRLAPVTRNRDDESKWEFKDLEPGKTYQVVVKTVSGKVTSWPANGDVTLKPLPVRDLRTVIDEKTGMVEVSWHPENSSTQDSYKLQYHEVETTIGGDSNMLTTDKTKVTLEALLPGRNYSIIVQAISNKIESNETVLYQVTRPSSPIIEDLRPTEMGLNISWKSDVNSRQEKFEVTHNRNDTGESATTLTTESHIVLEDLYPGAAYEVKVFAISHGLRSEPHDYLQAVLPHPPKNLSIEKVTSNTVVVHWEAPTDSLYSEFSIRYRTEDDPRWVKLPSVRETEAEVADMTAGEKYTIQVNTVSYGVESLYPLQVNHTVRPNPVLNITPIIDSTNVTLEWPRPEGRIETYVIRWWPVENPQDIRSKNVTESNDVTSVLFEENSVQRVLVSDLMPGVQYSFVIYTVSYNLFSDITNLTTRTMPLIQSEVVVVVDQDQPDSLTLRYTRTPVQSSKFDLYRFRISDENNTTKERMVDDIDTKVTFTGLIPGKLYNVTVWTVSDNVESRPLLRQDRLYPEPVTSIQAIEVNDTRITLTWDIPRGQYDAFEVQYINTEENYIQNVTSTNLITISDLKPHRNYTFTLVVRSGTASSYLRISNPVSASFTTSESYPGKVEKFHPTDIQPSDISFEWSLPSQEQNGIIRKYTITYGLEGSAHTQMQDFRPNEYRGIVKSLIPGKTYIFRIQAQTRIGFGPEAVWKQKMPILAPPKPSTQVVPTEVCRSSTTIQIRFRKNYFSEQNGAVTSYTIIVAEDDSKNASGLEMPSWRDVQAYSIWPPYQVMEPYYPFKNGSVEDFTIGSENCDNKIGYCNGPLKSGSTYRVKVRAFTAPDKFTDTSYSFPIQTDKDNTAIIVGVTVPIVLLLTLLGIGLLVRRRRSQGRKTTETRTTDNLSLPDSVIDTSRPIKIEDFSEHYRTMSADSDFRFSEEFEELKHVGRDQPCTAADLPCNRPKNRFTNILPYDHSRFKLQPVDDEEGSDYINANYVPGHNSPREFIVTQGPLHSTRDDFWRMVWESNSRAIVMLTRCIEKGREKCDHYWPMDTHPVYYGDICVTILNETHYPDWSITEFMLCRGDVKRVIQHFHFTTWPDFGVPSPPQTLARFVRAFRERVRPDQRPIVVHCSAGVGRSGTFITLDRILQQILVSKYVDIFGIVWAMRKERVWMVQTEQQYICIHQCLLAVLEGQDMTGPPREIHDNQGFEGKNRSSVENTKSSAEDEKER, encoded by the exons GTCACGTATTCGGCGGATCTCGCAATTGAGATACCAGGAAACTTGAGTCAAGGCGGTTCCTGGTATCGTTTAGACTACAGTCCTGCCGTTGGTTATCCGCCGCCAAATACCACCATAGCCGCTACCGACATCGGTGATGTGATCAAATTCAAGGACGGACTTCCTGGCACTAGATACGAATTTTGGTTATACTATAGCAATAGCACGCTTCACGATTGGCTGACATGGACTGCGTCGATAACTACAG CCCCGGATCCGCCATCGAACCTCACGGTCTCGGTACGAAATGGAAAGACGGCGATAGTTTATTGGGCGCCACCAGCCCAAGGCAATTATTCCGGTTTTCGGTTAAGGGTGCAAAGTTTCAGCGATACCGGAAATCCAAAAACCAGCGTCATTCCTGCGGACGCGGTCCCCTACGTGCTACGTGATCTCATCCCTGGGGCTACGTATTCTCTTCAGCTTTTCACCGTGTTAGACACCAAAGAAAGCGTGGCGTACACCAGCAGGAATTTCACCACCA AACCCAACACACCGGGCAAGTTTATCGTGTGGTTTAGGAACGAGACGACTTTGCTAGTCCTCTGGCAACCGCCCTATCCTGCTGGCATTTACACCCATTACAAAGTTAGTATAGATCCCGCTGATGCCATAGAATCCGTTCTTTACGTGGAGAAGGAAGGAGAACCTCCTGGGCCTGCACAGGCTGCTTTCAAAGGACTCGTCCCTG GCAGAGCTTACAATATTTCCGTTCAAACGGTGTCAGAGGACGAAACCTCCGCTCCCACGACTGCTCAGTATCGGACGGTGCCATTACGTCCCCTCAACGTTACGTTCGACAAGTCTTCCATAACGTCCACTTCCTTTCGCGTTTTCTGGAATCGGCCCGAAGGAAACTCCGAATTTGACAAGTATCAGATATCTTTGGGAGGCAACAGAAGACTAGCGCCGGTTACCAGGAACAGAGACGACGAGAGCAAATGGGAATTCAAAGACCTAGAGCCGGGCAAAACTTACCAGGTGGTTGTGAAGACAGTCTCGGGCAAGGTTACCAGTTGGCCAGCTAACGGAGACGTTACTTTAA AACCGTTGCCCGTGCGGGATCTTCGCACTGTCATCGACGAAAAAACCGGCATGGTCGAGGTTTCTTGGCATCCTGAAAATTCAAGTACTCAGGATAGCTATAAGCTTCAATACCACGAAGTGGAAACTACGATCGGCGGCGATAGCAATATGTTAACAACTGATAAGACCAAG gtTACGTTAGAAGCTTTATTACCCGGCAGAAACTATTCGATAATCGTTCAGGCGATTAGCAATAAAATCGAATCAAACGAGACTGTGTTATACCAAGTCACACGACCCTCGAGTCCCATAATCGAGGATTTGAGGCCAACCGAGATGGGATTGAATATCTCATGGAAGAGCGACGTTAATTCGAGACAGGAGAAATTTGAAGTAACGCACAATAGGAACGATACTGGGGAGAGCGCGACTACGTTAACCACGGAATCTCATATAGTGCTGGAAGACCTTTATCCTGGTGCAGCGTACGAAGTTAAAGTTTTCGCCATTAGCCATGGTCTAAGGAGCGAACCACACGATTATCTTCAAGCCGTTT TGCCTCACCCACCAAAGAATTTAAGTATCGAGAAGGTAACGAGCAACACGGTTGTCGTGCATTGGGAGGCACCAACCGATTCGTTGTATTCCGAATTTTCGATACGATATCGAACGGAGGATGATCCAAGATGGGTAAAATTGCCCAGTGTTCGAGAAACGGAAGCGGAAGTGGCGGATATGACCGCAGGAGAGAAATACACGATTCAAGTGAATACCGTGAGTTACGGAGTCGAAAGTCTCTATCCCCTTCAAGTGAATCATACAGTTc GACCGAATCCGGTGCTTAATATAACCCCGATCATCGATTCAACGAACGTGACTCTAGAATGGCCAAGACCAGAGGGTAGAATCGAAACTTACGTGATAAGATGGTGGCCAGTCGAAAACCCTCAAGACATACGTAGCAAGAATGTCACGGAGAGTAACGACGTGACCAGCGttcttttcgaagaaaattcagtGCAAAGGGTGCTTGTTAGCGATCTGATGCCAGGTGTTCAATATTCCTTTGTAATCTACACGGTCTCTTATAATCTATTCAGTGATATCACCAATCTAACAACTAGAACAA TGCCGCTGATCCAATCGGAAGTCGTTGTGGTGGTCGATCAGGATCAGCCCGACTCGTTAACATTGAGATACACACGGACTCCCGTTCAGTCATCCAAGTTCGATTTGTATCGATTTCGGATTAGCGACGAGAACAACACGACGAAGGAGCGGATGGTCGACGACATCGACACCAAGGTGACGTTCACGGGCCTTATACCTGGTAAACTATACAACGTCACAGTTTGGACTGTCAGCGATAACGTGGAGAGCAGACCTTTGCTCAGGCAGGATCGACTTT ATCCCGAACCAGTCACATCCATTCAAGCAATAGAGGTGAATGATACAAGAATTACGTTAACCTGGGATATTCCGCGTGGACAGTACGACGCTTTCGAAGTTCAATATATAAACACGgaggaaaattatattcaaaatgtcaCGAGCACCAATTTAATAACAATCTCCGATTTGAAGCCGCAcagaaattatacttttacgTTGGTAGTACGTTCCGGTACGGCGTCCTCTTATTTGAGAATATCGAATCCTGTGAGCGCAAGCTTCACAACAAGCGAATCTTATCCTGGCAAGGTGGAAAAGTTTCATCCTACGGATATTCAGCCTAGTGATATTAGTTTCGAGTGGTCGTTACCTAGTCAGGAACAAAATGGAAtcattagaaaatatacaatCACGTATGGGCTGGAG GGTTCGGCTCATACTCAAATGCAGGACTTCAGGCCGAACGAATATCGCGGCATCGTAAAGTCTCTCATACCTGGAAAAACGTACATCTTTCGGATTCAAGCGCAAACGAGGATCGGCTTTGGTCCCGAAGCGGTGTGGAAGCAGAAAATGCCGATTCTGGCACCGCCGAAACCGTCCACCCAAGTAGTGCCAACGGAAGTGTGCAGGAGCAGTACCACGATACAGATACGGTTCCGGAAGAACTATTTCAGCGAGCAGAATGGCGCGGTTACGTCTTACACGATCATCGTGGCTGAAGATGACAGCAAGAACGCCTCTGGTTTGGAAATGCCCAGCTGGAGGGATGTCCAGGCGTACAGCATCTGGCCACCGTATCAG GTGATGGAACCTTACTATCCTTTCAAAAACGGCTCCGTGGAGGATTTCACGATCGGTAGCGAGAATTGCGACAACAAGATCGGATACTGTAACGGGCCATTGAAGTCTGGATCCACGTACAGAGTAAAAGTTCGAGCGTTCACCGCGCCGGACAAATTCACCGACACCAGTTACAGTTTTCCCATTCAAACAG ATAAGGACAATACGGCCATCATAGTTGGAGTCACGGTTCCAATAGTACTCTTATTGACCTTATTGGGCATTGGACTGCTGGTGAGGCGAAGAAGAAGTCAAGGACGTAAAACGACTGAAACGAGGACCACCGACAACTTGTCTTTACCAGATAGCGTGATCGATACTAG TCGGCCAATTAAGATAGAAGATTTTTCGGAACATTATCGCACGATGTCGGCGGATTCTGATTTCCGTTTTTCGGAAGAATTCGAAGAACTGAAGCACGTCGGAAGAGATCAACCGTGCACAGCTGCAGATTTACCGTGCAACAGGCCAAAGAATCGTTTCACGAATATTTTACCTTACGATCACAGCAGATTTAAGCTGCAACCTGTAGACGACGAAGAGGGTTCTGATTATATTAACGCCAATTACGTTCCC GGTCACAATTCTCCAAGAGAATTTATCGTCACGCAAGGACCTTTACACTCGACTCGCGACGATTTCTGGAGAATGGTGTGGGAAAGTAACAGCAGAGCCATCGTGATGTTAACGAGGTGTATCGAGAAGGGCAGAGAAAAATGTGATCACTATTGGCCTATGGATACCCATCCTGTTTATTACGGAGACATTTGCGTCAcgatattaaacgaaacgcATTACCCCGATTGGAGTATCACGGAATTCATGTTGTGCAGG GGTGACGTGAAGAGGGTCATTCAGCACTTCCATTTCACAACGTGGCCGGACTTTGGTGTTCCGAGTCCGCCTCAAACGTTAGCCAGATTCGTTCGGGCGTTCAGAGAGAGAGTTAGGCCAGATCAAAGGCCTATCGTCGTCCATTGCAGCGCAGGTGTTGGTCGCAGTGGTACATTCATCACCTTGGACAGAATACTTCAACAGATTTTGGTATCGAAGTACGTCGACATCTTTGGAATAGTCTGGGCAATGAGGAAGGAGCGTGTTTGGATGGTACAAACGGAACAGCAATACATTTGCATACATCAGTGTCTTCTGGCAGTGCTGGAAGGCCAAGATATGACAGGGCCACCACGGGAGATTCACGACAACCAAGGTTTCGAAG GCAAGAATCGAAGCTCCGTTGAAAACACAAAGAGTTCTGCTGAGGATGAGAAGGAAAGGTGA
- the LOC122573369 gene encoding tyrosine-protein phosphatase 10D isoform X1, giving the protein MISLRMKDVAVDSPRPISRLRGNLLLLLTLLAEVTYSADLAIEIPGNLSQGGSWYRLDYSPAVGYPPPNTTIAATDIGDVIKFKDGLPGTRYEFWLYYSNSTLHDWLTWTASITTAPDPPSNLTVSVRNGKTAIVYWAPPAQGNYSGFRLRVQSFSDTGNPKTSVIPADAVPYVLRDLIPGATYSLQLFTVLDTKESVAYTSRNFTTKPNTPGKFIVWFRNETTLLVLWQPPYPAGIYTHYKVSIDPADAIESVLYVEKEGEPPGPAQAAFKGLVPGRAYNISVQTVSEDETSAPTTAQYRTVPLRPLNVTFDKSSITSTSFRVFWNRPEGNSEFDKYQISLGGNRRLAPVTRNRDDESKWEFKDLEPGKTYQVVVKTVSGKVTSWPANGDVTLKPLPVRDLRTVIDEKTGMVEVSWHPENSSTQDSYKLQYHEVETTIGGDSNMLTTDKTKVTLEALLPGRNYSIIVQAISNKIESNETVLYQVTRPSSPIIEDLRPTEMGLNISWKSDVNSRQEKFEVTHNRNDTGESATTLTTESHIVLEDLYPGAAYEVKVFAISHGLRSEPHDYLQAVLPHPPKNLSIEKVTSNTVVVHWEAPTDSLYSEFSIRYRTEDDPRWVKLPSVRETEAEVADMTAGEKYTIQVNTVSYGVESLYPLQVNHTVRPNPVLNITPIIDSTNVTLEWPRPEGRIETYVIRWWPVENPQDIRSKNVTESNDVTSVLFEENSVQRVLVSDLMPGVQYSFVIYTVSYNLFSDITNLTTRTMPLIQSEVVVVVDQDQPDSLTLRYTRTPVQSSKFDLYRFRISDENNTTKERMVDDIDTKVTFTGLIPGKLYNVTVWTVSDNVESRPLLRQDRLYPEPVTSIQAIEVNDTRITLTWDIPRGQYDAFEVQYINTEENYIQNVTSTNLITISDLKPHRNYTFTLVVRSGTASSYLRISNPVSASFTTSESYPGKVEKFHPTDIQPSDISFEWSLPSQEQNGIIRKYTITYGLEGSAHTQMQDFRPNEYRGIVKSLIPGKTYIFRIQAQTRIGFGPEAVWKQKMPILAPPKPSTQVVPTEVCRSSTTIQIRFRKNYFSEQNGAVTSYTIIVAEDDSKNASGLEMPSWRDVQAYSIWPPYQVMEPYYPFKNGSVEDFTIGSENCDNKIGYCNGPLKSGSTYRVKVRAFTAPDKFTDTSYSFPIQTDKDNTAIIVGVTVPIVLLLTLLGIGLLVRRRRSQGRKTTETRTTDNLSLPDSVIDTSRPIKIEDFSEHYRTMSADSDFRFSEEFEELKHVGRDQPCTAADLPCNRPKNRFTNILPYDHSRFKLQPVDDEEGSDYINANYVPGHNSPREFIVTQGPLHSTRDDFWRMVWESNSRAIVMLTRCIEKGREKCDHYWPMDTHPVYYGDICVTILNETHYPDWSITEFMLCRGDVKRVIQHFHFTTWPDFGVPSPPQTLARFVRAFRERVRPDQRPIVVHCSAGVGRSGTFITLDRILQQILVSKYVDIFGIVWAMRKERVWMVQTEQQYICIHQCLLAVLEGQDMTGPPREIHDNQGFEGKNRSSVENTKSSAEDEKER; this is encoded by the exons GTCACGTATTCGGCGGATCTCGCAATTGAGATACCAGGAAACTTGAGTCAAGGCGGTTCCTGGTATCGTTTAGACTACAGTCCTGCCGTTGGTTATCCGCCGCCAAATACCACCATAGCCGCTACCGACATCGGTGATGTGATCAAATTCAAGGACGGACTTCCTGGCACTAGATACGAATTTTGGTTATACTATAGCAATAGCACGCTTCACGATTGGCTGACATGGACTGCGTCGATAACTACAG CCCCGGATCCGCCATCGAACCTCACGGTCTCGGTACGAAATGGAAAGACGGCGATAGTTTATTGGGCGCCACCAGCCCAAGGCAATTATTCCGGTTTTCGGTTAAGGGTGCAAAGTTTCAGCGATACCGGAAATCCAAAAACCAGCGTCATTCCTGCGGACGCGGTCCCCTACGTGCTACGTGATCTCATCCCTGGGGCTACGTATTCTCTTCAGCTTTTCACCGTGTTAGACACCAAAGAAAGCGTGGCGTACACCAGCAGGAATTTCACCACCA AACCCAACACACCGGGCAAGTTTATCGTGTGGTTTAGGAACGAGACGACTTTGCTAGTCCTCTGGCAACCGCCCTATCCTGCTGGCATTTACACCCATTACAAAGTTAGTATAGATCCCGCTGATGCCATAGAATCCGTTCTTTACGTGGAGAAGGAAGGAGAACCTCCTGGGCCTGCACAGGCTGCTTTCAAAGGACTCGTCCCTG GCAGAGCTTACAATATTTCCGTTCAAACGGTGTCAGAGGACGAAACCTCCGCTCCCACGACTGCTCAGTATCGGACGGTGCCATTACGTCCCCTCAACGTTACGTTCGACAAGTCTTCCATAACGTCCACTTCCTTTCGCGTTTTCTGGAATCGGCCCGAAGGAAACTCCGAATTTGACAAGTATCAGATATCTTTGGGAGGCAACAGAAGACTAGCGCCGGTTACCAGGAACAGAGACGACGAGAGCAAATGGGAATTCAAAGACCTAGAGCCGGGCAAAACTTACCAGGTGGTTGTGAAGACAGTCTCGGGCAAGGTTACCAGTTGGCCAGCTAACGGAGACGTTACTTTAA AACCGTTGCCCGTGCGGGATCTTCGCACTGTCATCGACGAAAAAACCGGCATGGTCGAGGTTTCTTGGCATCCTGAAAATTCAAGTACTCAGGATAGCTATAAGCTTCAATACCACGAAGTGGAAACTACGATCGGCGGCGATAGCAATATGTTAACAACTGATAAGACCAAG gtTACGTTAGAAGCTTTATTACCCGGCAGAAACTATTCGATAATCGTTCAGGCGATTAGCAATAAAATCGAATCAAACGAGACTGTGTTATACCAAGTCACACGACCCTCGAGTCCCATAATCGAGGATTTGAGGCCAACCGAGATGGGATTGAATATCTCATGGAAGAGCGACGTTAATTCGAGACAGGAGAAATTTGAAGTAACGCACAATAGGAACGATACTGGGGAGAGCGCGACTACGTTAACCACGGAATCTCATATAGTGCTGGAAGACCTTTATCCTGGTGCAGCGTACGAAGTTAAAGTTTTCGCCATTAGCCATGGTCTAAGGAGCGAACCACACGATTATCTTCAAGCCGTTT TGCCTCACCCACCAAAGAATTTAAGTATCGAGAAGGTAACGAGCAACACGGTTGTCGTGCATTGGGAGGCACCAACCGATTCGTTGTATTCCGAATTTTCGATACGATATCGAACGGAGGATGATCCAAGATGGGTAAAATTGCCCAGTGTTCGAGAAACGGAAGCGGAAGTGGCGGATATGACCGCAGGAGAGAAATACACGATTCAAGTGAATACCGTGAGTTACGGAGTCGAAAGTCTCTATCCCCTTCAAGTGAATCATACAGTTc GACCGAATCCGGTGCTTAATATAACCCCGATCATCGATTCAACGAACGTGACTCTAGAATGGCCAAGACCAGAGGGTAGAATCGAAACTTACGTGATAAGATGGTGGCCAGTCGAAAACCCTCAAGACATACGTAGCAAGAATGTCACGGAGAGTAACGACGTGACCAGCGttcttttcgaagaaaattcagtGCAAAGGGTGCTTGTTAGCGATCTGATGCCAGGTGTTCAATATTCCTTTGTAATCTACACGGTCTCTTATAATCTATTCAGTGATATCACCAATCTAACAACTAGAACAA TGCCGCTGATCCAATCGGAAGTCGTTGTGGTGGTCGATCAGGATCAGCCCGACTCGTTAACATTGAGATACACACGGACTCCCGTTCAGTCATCCAAGTTCGATTTGTATCGATTTCGGATTAGCGACGAGAACAACACGACGAAGGAGCGGATGGTCGACGACATCGACACCAAGGTGACGTTCACGGGCCTTATACCTGGTAAACTATACAACGTCACAGTTTGGACTGTCAGCGATAACGTGGAGAGCAGACCTTTGCTCAGGCAGGATCGACTTT ATCCCGAACCAGTCACATCCATTCAAGCAATAGAGGTGAATGATACAAGAATTACGTTAACCTGGGATATTCCGCGTGGACAGTACGACGCTTTCGAAGTTCAATATATAAACACGgaggaaaattatattcaaaatgtcaCGAGCACCAATTTAATAACAATCTCCGATTTGAAGCCGCAcagaaattatacttttacgTTGGTAGTACGTTCCGGTACGGCGTCCTCTTATTTGAGAATATCGAATCCTGTGAGCGCAAGCTTCACAACAAGCGAATCTTATCCTGGCAAGGTGGAAAAGTTTCATCCTACGGATATTCAGCCTAGTGATATTAGTTTCGAGTGGTCGTTACCTAGTCAGGAACAAAATGGAAtcattagaaaatatacaatCACGTATGGGCTGGAG GGTTCGGCTCATACTCAAATGCAGGACTTCAGGCCGAACGAATATCGCGGCATCGTAAAGTCTCTCATACCTGGAAAAACGTACATCTTTCGGATTCAAGCGCAAACGAGGATCGGCTTTGGTCCCGAAGCGGTGTGGAAGCAGAAAATGCCGATTCTGGCACCGCCGAAACCGTCCACCCAAGTAGTGCCAACGGAAGTGTGCAGGAGCAGTACCACGATACAGATACGGTTCCGGAAGAACTATTTCAGCGAGCAGAATGGCGCGGTTACGTCTTACACGATCATCGTGGCTGAAGATGACAGCAAGAACGCCTCTGGTTTGGAAATGCCCAGCTGGAGGGATGTCCAGGCGTACAGCATCTGGCCACCGTATCAG GTGATGGAACCTTACTATCCTTTCAAAAACGGCTCCGTGGAGGATTTCACGATCGGTAGCGAGAATTGCGACAACAAGATCGGATACTGTAACGGGCCATTGAAGTCTGGATCCACGTACAGAGTAAAAGTTCGAGCGTTCACCGCGCCGGACAAATTCACCGACACCAGTTACAGTTTTCCCATTCAAACAG ATAAGGACAATACGGCCATCATAGTTGGAGTCACGGTTCCAATAGTACTCTTATTGACCTTATTGGGCATTGGACTGCTGGTGAGGCGAAGAAGAAGTCAAGGACGTAAAACGACTGAAACGAGGACCACCGACAACTTGTCTTTACCAGATAGCGTGATCGATACTAG TCGGCCAATTAAGATAGAAGATTTTTCGGAACATTATCGCACGATGTCGGCGGATTCTGATTTCCGTTTTTCGGAAGAATTCGAAGAACTGAAGCACGTCGGAAGAGATCAACCGTGCACAGCTGCAGATTTACCGTGCAACAGGCCAAAGAATCGTTTCACGAATATTTTACCTTACGATCACAGCAGATTTAAGCTGCAACCTGTAGACGACGAAGAGGGTTCTGATTATATTAACGCCAATTACGTTCCC GGTCACAATTCTCCAAGAGAATTTATCGTCACGCAAGGACCTTTACACTCGACTCGCGACGATTTCTGGAGAATGGTGTGGGAAAGTAACAGCAGAGCCATCGTGATGTTAACGAGGTGTATCGAGAAGGGCAGAGAAAAATGTGATCACTATTGGCCTATGGATACCCATCCTGTTTATTACGGAGACATTTGCGTCAcgatattaaacgaaacgcATTACCCCGATTGGAGTATCACGGAATTCATGTTGTGCAGG GGTGACGTGAAGAGGGTCATTCAGCACTTCCATTTCACAACGTGGCCGGACTTTGGTGTTCCGAGTCCGCCTCAAACGTTAGCCAGATTCGTTCGGGCGTTCAGAGAGAGAGTTAGGCCAGATCAAAGGCCTATCGTCGTCCATTGCAGCGCAGGTGTTGGTCGCAGTGGTACATTCATCACCTTGGACAGAATACTTCAACAGATTTTGGTATCGAAGTACGTCGACATCTTTGGAATAGTCTGGGCAATGAGGAAGGAGCGTGTTTGGATGGTACAAACGGAACAGCAATACATTTGCATACATCAGTGTCTTCTGGCAGTGCTGGAAGGCCAAGATATGACAGGGCCACCACGGGAGATTCACGACAACCAAGGTTTCGAAG GCAAGAATCGAAGCTCCGTTGAAAACACAAAGAGTTCTGCTGAGGATGAGAAGGAAAGGTGA